A stretch of Gossypium hirsutum isolate 1008001.06 chromosome A06, Gossypium_hirsutum_v2.1, whole genome shotgun sequence DNA encodes these proteins:
- the LOC107962831 gene encoding uncharacterized protein, with amino-acid sequence MESNTENNVKQQQPAQRIQIYPPTTSGVSPFWIAKYERDAKKYWDQFYRRHQDKFFKDRHYLDKEWDQYFSGSGRKVILEVGCGAGNAVFPLIATYPDVFVYACDFSQRAVNLVKAHKEFNETHVSAFVCDLTSDDLGKHISPASVDVVTMIFVLSAVSPEKMPLVLQNIKKVLKPNGYVLFRDYAVGDLAQERFSTKDQQISENFYVRGDGTRAFYFSKEFLTSLFKEQGLDAEELGLCCKQVENRARELVMNRRWVQAVFRYSDGVNCAPSSEALSKSDLCCQENIKPKADAEPIKDFVVDMSEGMAVEMFGAPTNDTEVIEIELGGCDIKIKVLSKEYQHTCKSTGLMLWESARLMAAILARNPSIVAGKRVLELGAGCGGICSMVAVRSASIMVATDGDRKALELLNQNITSNLRPPYLAKLVMKKLEWGNRVDIDAIKAMNNEGFEVIIGTDVTYIPDAILPLFSTARELISSNKSAEKDQAPALILCHIFRRVDEPSLLSAASRYGFRLVDKWAKGSPTNESQSLISSWFPENNFEEHIPTSALNIMYFQLD; translated from the exons ATGGAGTCCAATACAGAGAATAATGTGAAGCAGCAACAACCAGCACAGAGGATACAAATATACCCTCCCACTACCAGTGGAGTTTCCCCATTTTGGATAG ctAAGTATGAAAGAGATGCTAAGAAGTACTGGGATCAATTCTACAGGCGGCATCAAGATAAA TTTTTCAAAGATCGGCACTACTTGGACAAGGAATGGGATCAGTATTTCTCT GGAAGTGGAAGAAAAGTAATTTTGGAG GTTGGCTGTGGTGCTGGAAATGCTGTATTCCCTTTAATTGCTACATACCCAGATGTTTTTGTTTATGCGTGTGACTTTTCACAACGAGCAGTTAATTTAGTTAAG GCACATAAAGAATTCAACGAGACTCATGTAAGTGCTTTCGTCTGTGACCTGACCTCTGATGACCTTGGCAAACATATTTCTCCCGCCTCTGTCGATGTTGTAACCATG ATTTTTGTGTTATCTGCAGTATCACCAGAGAAGATGCCTCTAGTCTTGCAGAACATCAAAAAAGTTCTCAAG CCAAATGGTTATGTGCTGTTTCGAGACTATGCCGTTGGCGACCTTGCTCAG GAAAGGTTCTCTACCAAGGATCAGCAAATCAGTGAAAATTTCTATGTCAGGGGTGATGGCACT CGTGCTTTCTATTTTTCTAAAGAGTTCTTGACAAGCTTGTTTAAAGAACAAGGACTTGATGCTGAAGAACTTGGTTTGTGTTGTAAACAAGTTGAGAATCGAGCACGTGAATTGGTTATGAATCG GCGTTGGGTCCAAGCTGTATTTCGCTATTCAGATGGTGTAAACTGTGCACCTTCTTCCGAGGCTCTAAGTAAGTCTGACCTATGTTGTCAAGAGAACATTAAGCCTAAAGCTGATGCAGAGCCCATTAAAGATTTTGTGGTTGACATGTCTGAAGGTATGGCAGTCGAAATGTTTGGAGCTCCAACTAATGATACTGAG GTTATTGAGATTGAGCTTGGAGGTTGTGATATCAAGATCAAAGTACTATCCAAAGAGTATCAGCACACCTGCAAATCAACTGGCTTGATGTTGTGGGAATCAGCTCGATTGATGGCTGCTATCCTTGCAAGAAATCCTAGTATTGTTGCAGGGAAAAGGGTTTTGGAATTGGGGGCTGGCTGCGGAGGCATCTGTTCAATGGTTGCAGTTAGATCGGCAAGCATTATGGTTGCCACTGACGGAGATAGAAAAGCGCTTGAACTGTTGAACCAAAACATCACATCAAACCTTAGACCACCATATCTCGCTAAACTTGTTATGAAGAAACTCGAATGGGGAAACCGAGTTGATATCGATGCCATTAAAGCCATGAATAATGAAGGCTTTGAAGTCATCATCGGAACAGATGTCACCTACATTCCTGATGCTATTTTACCATTGTTTTCAACAGCCAGAGAGTTGATTTCATCCAACAAAAGTGCTGAGAAAGACCAAGCACCAGCACTTATCCTGTGTCATATCTTCCGACGAGTCGATGAACCGTCCTTACTTTCAGCTGCATCTAGATATGGCTTTAGATTGGTAGATAAATGGGCGAAAGGAAGTCCAACCAATGAGTCTCAAAGCTTAATCAGCTCTTGGTTTCCAGAGAACAATTTCGAGGAGCATATCCCAACTTCCGCACTAAATATCATGTATTTCCAATTAGATTGA